A stretch of Rhizobium sp. TH2 DNA encodes these proteins:
- a CDS encoding NYN domain-containing protein — MTPRLAVLIDADNISSKFVERLFEEVATLGSPTIRRVYGDIARADAKGWAEATERFALLSRRQFVQTTGKNATDISMVIDAMDIMATDRVDGFCLVSSDSDFTPLAIRLREQGMMVYGFGATKAAECFRSACGQFVNIGDAARGLSASEKQSASHLVQATKLIKNALAASSATDGITTLSWIGDYIKRQAPEFSANHCGPGKLKKLVLETEKFEVLGAQRVQARR; from the coding sequence ATGACGCCGCGCCTGGCGGTCCTGATTGATGCCGACAACATATCATCCAAATTCGTGGAGCGGCTGTTCGAGGAGGTCGCGACGCTGGGCAGTCCGACGATCCGCCGCGTCTATGGAGATATTGCCCGGGCGGATGCGAAAGGTTGGGCCGAAGCCACCGAGCGCTTCGCGCTTTTGTCGCGCCGACAGTTCGTTCAGACGACAGGCAAGAACGCGACCGACATCTCCATGGTCATCGATGCGATGGATATCATGGCGACAGATCGGGTCGATGGGTTCTGCCTCGTTTCTTCCGACAGCGATTTCACGCCGCTGGCGATAAGGCTGCGAGAGCAAGGGATGATGGTTTACGGGTTTGGAGCAACCAAGGCTGCCGAATGCTTCCGGAGTGCATGCGGCCAGTTTGTGAATATCGGCGACGCCGCTCGCGGATTATCCGCGTCGGAGAAGCAAAGCGCATCCCATCTGGTTCAGGCGACCAAGCTCATAAAGAACGCGCTGGCGGCATCCTCGGCGACAGACGGGATCACCACGCTTTCCTGGATAGGAGATTACATAAAGCGTCAGGCGCCGGAGTTCAGTGCCAATCACTGTGGCCCAGGCAAACTGAAAAAGCTCGTGCTCGAGACCGAGAAATTCGAAGTTCTTGGCGCTCAGCGGGTGCAAGCGCGCCGATGA
- a CDS encoding type II toxin-antitoxin system RelE/ParE family toxin, with protein MPLFIKQAEAVWSIEERSEFIDFIAGNPEAGDLIPGTGGIRKIRWSRGGSGKRGGVRVIYFFYDEVRPLYLLMVYSKARKENLTPDETKILRNIAAAISRK; from the coding sequence ATGCCGCTCTTCATCAAACAGGCGGAAGCCGTGTGGTCCATTGAGGAGCGCTCGGAATTCATCGACTTCATCGCTGGCAATCCGGAGGCCGGGGACTTGATCCCCGGCACCGGCGGCATTCGAAAGATCCGCTGGTCCCGGGGCGGAAGCGGAAAACGTGGCGGCGTTCGTGTGATCTATTTCTTCTACGACGAAGTGAGGCCACTCTATTTGTTGATGGTTTATTCCAAAGCCCGAAAGGAAAACTTGACGCCGGATGAAACGAAAATTCTGCGGAACATCGCCGCCGCGATTTCAAGAAAGTGA
- a CDS encoding DNA-binding transcriptional regulator gives MGRFADELIESMTQALDHARGNKVDGMRLTEVHVPDVRIIRESLHMSQSEFASSFRIPLATIKNWEQGRRRPDAPALAYLRVIERSPKTVIEAVATK, from the coding sequence ATGGGACGGTTTGCAGACGAACTCATTGAGAGCATGACCCAGGCGCTGGATCATGCGCGAGGCAACAAGGTCGATGGAATGCGGTTGACGGAGGTTCATGTTCCCGATGTCAGGATCATCCGGGAATCGCTTCACATGTCGCAAAGCGAATTCGCTTCAAGCTTTCGAATTCCGCTGGCAACCATAAAGAACTGGGAGCAGGGCAGGCGGCGGCCCGACGCACCGGCGCTCGCCTATCTTCGCGTCATCGAGCGCAGTCCGAAGACTGTTATTGAGGCGGTAGCTACCAAATGA
- a CDS encoding ABC transporter permease subunit translates to MLRFLLGRIAVLIPTFVGVALIAFSFIRLLPGDPVMLMSGERVMDPVRYAKVMHDLGLDRPFYIQFFDYFGNLLQGDLGNSIVTKRPVLDEFFTLFPATLELSFCAIVLAVGLGIPAGVIAALKRGTWLDQTLMGAALVGYSMPIFWWGLLLIIFFSGYLGWTPVSGRISLMYYFPTTTGFMLIDSLLSGQSGAFRSALAYLILPSIVLATIPLAVIARQTRSAMLEVLGEDYVRTARAKGLSPFRVIGIHALRNAMIPVVTTIGLQVGVLLAGAILTESIFSWPGIGKWMVDAVFKRDYVVVQGGLMLIAAVIMFVNLIVDILYGFLNPRIGR, encoded by the coding sequence ATGCTGCGTTTCTTGCTCGGCAGGATTGCGGTTCTGATCCCCACTTTCGTGGGCGTCGCGCTGATTGCTTTTTCCTTCATTCGTCTGCTGCCCGGCGACCCCGTCATGTTGATGTCGGGTGAACGGGTCATGGACCCGGTGCGCTATGCCAAGGTCATGCATGATCTTGGCCTGGACCGTCCGTTCTACATCCAGTTCTTCGATTATTTCGGCAATCTGCTGCAAGGCGATCTCGGCAATTCGATCGTCACCAAGCGGCCGGTACTGGACGAGTTCTTCACGCTGTTTCCGGCGACACTGGAACTCTCCTTCTGCGCCATCGTCCTGGCGGTTGGTCTTGGCATCCCGGCCGGTGTGATTGCCGCGCTGAAGCGGGGAACCTGGCTCGATCAAACCCTGATGGGCGCCGCGCTGGTCGGCTATTCCATGCCGATCTTCTGGTGGGGCCTGCTGCTCATCATCTTCTTCTCGGGCTATCTCGGCTGGACGCCCGTCTCGGGCCGCATCTCGCTGATGTATTATTTCCCGACCACGACCGGCTTCATGCTGATCGACAGCCTGCTGTCGGGGCAATCCGGGGCGTTTCGCTCGGCACTTGCCTATCTCATCCTACCGTCGATCGTGCTCGCCACGATTCCGCTGGCGGTCATCGCGCGGCAGACGCGCTCGGCCATGCTCGAAGTGCTGGGCGAGGATTACGTCCGCACCGCCCGCGCCAAGGGGCTGTCGCCGTTCCGGGTCATCGGCATCCATGCGCTGCGCAATGCGATGATCCCCGTCGTCACCACCATCGGCCTGCAGGTCGGCGTGCTGCTCGCGGGCGCCATCCTGACGGAATCGATCTTCTCCTGGCCGGGTATCGGCAAATGGATGGTCGATGCCGTCTTCAAGCGTGACTATGTGGTCGTGCAGGGCGGATTGATGCTGATCGCGGCGGTGATCATGTTCGTCAACCTGATCGTGGACATTCTCTACGGCTTCCTCAATCCGCGGATCGGCCGGTAG
- a CDS encoding ABC transporter substrate-binding protein, protein MKKITTLLAATAIVSAFAFAASAKTLVYCAEASPEGFDPGLYTGGQTFDASSRTVYSRLVEFKHGGTEIEPGVAESWTISDDGKEYTFKLRPGVKFQTTEFFTPTRELNADDVIFSFERQLKADNKWNKYVDGAAWEYSAGMGFPELIKSIEKVDDLTVKFVLNKPEAPFLANMGMDFASIMSKEYADKLEADGKMGQLNQMPLGTGPFTFVAYQTDAVIRYKANPDYFKGKEKLDDLVFAITTDAAVRAQKLKAGECHVMPYPNAADVAELKKDPNLNVLEQPGLNVSYLAYNTLIAPFDKAEVRRALNQAINKQAIVDAVFQGAAQVAVNPIPPTMWSYNKSTVDDKYDPEAAKAALEAAGVKDLSMKIWAMPVSRPYMLNARRAAELMQADLEKVGVKVEIVSFEWAEYLKRSSDKDRDGAVILGWTGDNGDPDNFLDTLLGCTAVGGNNRAQWCNEEFDALVKKAKVTSDLAERTKLYEEAQVVFKREAPWATIDHSVAFGPISKKVSGYMMDPLGIHRFDGVDIAE, encoded by the coding sequence ATGAAAAAAATAACGACACTCCTCGCCGCCACCGCCATTGTCTCGGCTTTCGCATTTGCCGCGTCCGCCAAGACGCTCGTCTATTGCGCCGAAGCGTCCCCGGAAGGCTTCGACCCGGGTCTCTACACCGGCGGCCAGACTTTCGACGCCTCCTCGCGTACCGTTTACAGCCGTCTTGTCGAATTCAAGCACGGCGGCACTGAAATCGAACCGGGCGTGGCCGAAAGCTGGACCATTTCCGACGACGGCAAGGAATACACGTTCAAGCTCCGTCCGGGCGTGAAATTCCAGACCACCGAATTCTTCACGCCGACGCGCGAACTGAACGCCGACGACGTGATCTTCTCCTTCGAGCGCCAGCTCAAGGCCGATAACAAATGGAATAAGTATGTCGACGGCGCTGCCTGGGAATATTCCGCGGGCATGGGCTTTCCGGAACTCATCAAGTCGATCGAAAAGGTCGATGACCTGACCGTCAAGTTCGTCCTCAACAAACCCGAAGCGCCGTTCCTCGCCAACATGGGCATGGACTTCGCCTCGATCATGTCGAAGGAATATGCCGACAAGCTCGAAGCCGACGGCAAGATGGGCCAGTTGAACCAGATGCCGCTCGGCACCGGTCCGTTCACCTTCGTCGCCTACCAGACCGACGCCGTGATCCGCTACAAGGCCAATCCGGACTACTTCAAGGGCAAGGAAAAGCTCGACGATCTCGTTTTCGCGATCACCACCGACGCTGCCGTCCGCGCCCAGAAGCTGAAGGCCGGTGAATGCCATGTCATGCCGTATCCGAACGCAGCCGATGTCGCGGAACTGAAGAAGGACCCGAACCTCAACGTTCTCGAACAGCCGGGCCTGAACGTCTCCTATCTCGCCTACAACACGCTCATCGCGCCCTTCGATAAGGCCGAAGTGCGCCGGGCGCTGAACCAGGCGATCAACAAGCAGGCGATCGTCGATGCCGTCTTCCAGGGTGCCGCCCAGGTTGCCGTCAACCCGATCCCGCCGACAATGTGGTCCTACAACAAGTCGACTGTCGACGATAAGTACGATCCTGAAGCTGCCAAGGCCGCTCTCGAAGCTGCTGGCGTCAAGGATCTCAGCATGAAGATCTGGGCGATGCCCGTCTCGCGTCCCTACATGCTGAACGCCCGTCGTGCTGCTGAACTGATGCAGGCTGACCTCGAGAAGGTCGGCGTCAAGGTCGAGATCGTCTCGTTCGAATGGGCCGAGTACCTGAAGCGCTCCTCCGATAAGGATCGCGATGGCGCCGTTATCCTCGGCTGGACCGGCGACAATGGCGATCCGGACAACTTCCTCGATACGCTTCTGGGCTGCACCGCCGTCGGCGGCAACAATCGCGCTCAGTGGTGCAACGAAGAGTTCGACGCCCTCGTGAAGAAGGCTAAGGTCACGTCGGATCTCGCCGAACGCACCAAGCTCTATGAAGAGGCTCAGGTCGTCTTCAAGCGCGAAGCGCCTTGGGCAACCATCGACCATTCCGTTGCCTTCGGCCCGATCAGCAAGAAAGTCTCCGGCTACATGATGGACCCGCTCGGTATCCATCGCTTTGACGGCGTCGATATCGCAGAGTAA
- a CDS encoding adenylate/guanylate cyclase domain-containing protein, whose translation MAESRKLAAILAADVVGFSRLAGADEDRTLARLRTLRSDLIDPTVAVHGGRIVKRTGDGAIIEFRSVVDAVRCAIEIQSAMVERNFGLPENRRIEFRVGIHLGDVVEESDGDLMGDGVNIAARLEGVATPGDICLSEDAYRQVRARLDLAVSDLGEATLKNIAEPIRIYSVHCGGTARPRPAVQAEAVPEANPQPPEKPSIAVLAFNNMSGDAEQEYFSDGISEDIITDLSKLAELHVIARNSSFVYKASPVSIPEVARALGVRYVLEGSVRKAGNRVRVTAQLIDSIGGGHVWANRFDRDLSDIFAIQDELTREIVEALKLKLIAPKAGSGAQRPPIDVEAYELFLRAREQAWLHTRSSNAFALELLQRAIHLSPFYAAAHAQMAFIHANGYIMASSDDPDKSLERALEIATRAVEMDPDEPQAHFALSVAATWSRDLDRALVEARCCLALSPNSAEGHLAMGNVLKFSGDPSGALEILDAYVRLDPLCPEIALYFIAEARFALGEYETVVKVLKQRLDRNPNSETSYALLASSYGHLGRMDEAKAAWGQVFKINPGFSIERRRRILPFRNPEDFERRVDGLRKAGIVE comes from the coding sequence ATGGCCGAGTCGCGAAAGCTGGCGGCGATCCTAGCTGCCGATGTCGTCGGGTTCAGCCGGCTGGCCGGCGCGGACGAGGACCGGACGCTTGCGCGATTGCGGACACTGCGGAGCGACCTGATCGATCCCACCGTCGCCGTGCATGGAGGCCGCATTGTCAAGCGCACGGGCGATGGCGCCATCATCGAGTTCCGCAGCGTGGTCGATGCCGTGCGTTGCGCCATTGAAATCCAGAGCGCGATGGTCGAGCGCAATTTCGGACTGCCGGAGAACCGCCGCATCGAATTCCGCGTCGGCATTCACCTCGGCGACGTCGTGGAGGAGAGCGACGGCGACCTGATGGGCGATGGCGTCAACATCGCCGCACGGCTGGAGGGGGTTGCCACACCCGGTGACATCTGTCTTTCGGAGGATGCCTATCGGCAGGTGAGGGCGCGCCTCGATCTTGCCGTCAGCGATCTTGGGGAAGCCACACTCAAGAACATCGCCGAACCGATCCGCATCTATAGCGTCCATTGCGGCGGAACCGCCCGGCCTCGGCCGGCGGTCCAGGCGGAGGCCGTACCGGAGGCCAACCCGCAGCCGCCCGAGAAACCGTCGATAGCCGTGCTCGCCTTCAACAACATGAGCGGTGACGCCGAGCAGGAATATTTCTCCGACGGCATCAGCGAGGACATCATCACCGATCTCTCGAAGCTCGCCGAACTTCATGTCATCGCCCGCAATTCGTCCTTCGTCTATAAGGCGAGCCCGGTCTCGATACCGGAGGTCGCCCGGGCATTGGGCGTCCGCTATGTCCTGGAGGGCAGCGTCCGCAAGGCCGGCAACCGTGTCCGGGTCACCGCGCAATTGATCGACTCCATTGGCGGCGGGCATGTCTGGGCTAATCGCTTCGATCGCGATCTCTCCGACATTTTCGCGATCCAGGATGAACTGACGCGGGAGATTGTCGAGGCGCTTAAACTGAAGCTTATCGCCCCCAAGGCAGGATCGGGTGCACAGCGGCCGCCGATCGATGTCGAGGCATATGAGCTCTTCCTGCGTGCCCGGGAACAAGCATGGCTACATACGAGAAGCAGCAACGCCTTTGCGCTTGAGCTGCTGCAACGCGCGATCCACTTGAGTCCCTTTTATGCCGCGGCTCATGCTCAAATGGCCTTCATCCATGCGAATGGATACATCATGGCATCGTCCGACGATCCCGACAAGTCGTTGGAGAGAGCGTTGGAAATCGCGACGCGGGCCGTCGAGATGGACCCGGATGAGCCTCAGGCCCATTTTGCGCTCTCCGTTGCCGCAACCTGGAGCCGCGACCTCGACCGGGCGCTGGTCGAGGCCAGATGCTGCCTGGCACTTTCGCCGAACTCGGCGGAGGGTCATCTTGCCATGGGCAACGTCCTGAAGTTCTCCGGCGACCCGTCCGGCGCGCTCGAGATACTTGATGCGTATGTGCGGCTGGATCCGCTCTGTCCCGAGATCGCCCTCTATTTCATCGCCGAGGCTCGCTTCGCGCTCGGTGAATATGAGACCGTGGTCAAGGTGCTCAAACAGCGGCTCGATCGAAATCCGAATTCCGAGACGTCTTACGCCCTGCTCGCATCGAGCTACGGTCATCTCGGCCGGATGGATGAGGCGAAGGCGGCCTGGGGACAGGTTTTCAAGATCAATCCCGGCTTCTCTATCGAACGCCGCCGCCGGATTCTGCCGTTCAGGAATCCCGAGGATTTCGAACGCCGCGTCGACGGCCTGCGCAAGGCGGGGATTGTCGAATAG
- the cydB gene encoding cytochrome d ubiquinol oxidase subunit II, whose product MPIDYAFIWAALIAFAVLAYVVLDGFDLGVALLFPFFPEKHDRDVMMNSVAPVWDGNETWLVLGGGGLMAVFPLAYATILPALYAPIIAMLLGLIFRGVAFEYRWRTKRWENFWNWAFTGGSAVAGFAQGVALGALVQGIPVVNRAYAGGWWDWLTPFSLATGVALVIGYALLGATWLVMKTTGELLEKARRIALVAAVLTLVSMGIFSLWTPFLEPLYLDRWFGWPTAIFSVIVPVLVLGCFALLFYGLRQGRDARPFLAALGLFVLGFAGIGISFYPYIIPTSVTIWEAAAPESSLKFLLAGAVVLVPLILAYTAYSYWVFRGKIDPEEGYH is encoded by the coding sequence ATGCCCATTGATTACGCCTTCATCTGGGCCGCGCTGATTGCCTTTGCCGTGCTTGCCTATGTTGTCCTCGATGGCTTTGACCTAGGGGTCGCCCTGCTCTTCCCGTTCTTTCCGGAGAAGCATGACCGCGATGTGATGATGAATTCCGTCGCCCCGGTCTGGGATGGCAACGAGACCTGGCTGGTGCTCGGTGGCGGCGGGCTGATGGCGGTGTTTCCGCTCGCCTATGCGACGATCCTGCCCGCACTCTACGCACCCATCATCGCCATGCTGTTGGGATTGATCTTCCGGGGCGTGGCCTTCGAATACCGCTGGCGCACCAAGCGCTGGGAGAATTTCTGGAACTGGGCCTTTACCGGCGGTTCCGCCGTGGCGGGCTTCGCACAGGGCGTGGCGCTCGGCGCGCTGGTGCAGGGCATTCCGGTCGTCAATCGGGCCTATGCCGGCGGCTGGTGGGATTGGCTGACGCCCTTCTCGCTGGCCACGGGTGTCGCGCTTGTTATCGGTTACGCGCTGCTTGGCGCTACCTGGCTGGTGATGAAGACGACGGGCGAACTGCTGGAAAAGGCCCGCCGCATCGCGTTGGTCGCGGCGGTGCTGACGCTCGTATCGATGGGCATATTCAGCCTGTGGACGCCATTCCTCGAGCCGCTCTATCTCGACCGCTGGTTCGGCTGGCCGACGGCGATCTTCTCGGTCATCGTGCCGGTGCTGGTGCTCGGCTGCTTCGCGCTTCTGTTCTACGGATTGCGACAGGGTCGCGACGCCCGGCCCTTTCTCGCCGCACTCGGGCTTTTCGTGCTGGGTTTCGCCGGCATCGGCATCAGCTTCTACCCCTATATCATCCCGACATCGGTGACGATCTGGGAGGCGGCTGCACCTGAATCGAGCCTGAAATTCCTGCTCGCCGGCGCCGTGGTGCTGGTGCCGCTGATCCTCGCCTACACCGCCTATTCCTACTGGGTGTTCCGCGGCAAGATCGATCCCGAAGAGGGTTATCACTGA
- the msrB gene encoding peptide-methionine (R)-S-oxide reductase MsrB, with product MPSYQKSAEAIARLTPEQYRVTQQNGTERPGSGEYEYNKKPGIYVDIVSGEPLFASSDKFDSGCGWPSFTKPIEPANVAELRDATHGMVRTEVRSKHGDSHLGHVFPDGPRDRGGLRYCINSASLRFVHRDDMESQGYADYLNQVENVT from the coding sequence TTGCCATCCTATCAGAAGAGCGCGGAAGCCATTGCCCGCCTCACGCCGGAGCAGTACCGGGTCACCCAGCAGAACGGCACCGAGCGGCCGGGCAGCGGCGAATACGAATATAACAAGAAGCCTGGCATCTATGTCGATATCGTCTCGGGCGAACCGCTGTTCGCCTCGTCGGACAAGTTCGATTCCGGCTGCGGCTGGCCGAGCTTCACCAAACCGATCGAGCCGGCGAATGTCGCCGAGTTGCGCGACGCGACGCATGGCATGGTGCGCACCGAGGTTCGGTCGAAGCACGGCGACAGCCATCTCGGCCATGTGTTTCCCGATGGGCCCCGCGATCGCGGCGGCTTGCGCTACTGCATCAATTCGGCCTCGCTCCGCTTCGTCCATCGTGACGACATGGAGAGCCAAGGCTATGCTGACTATCTCAACCAGGTGGAGAATGTGACATGA
- a CDS encoding ABC transporter permease subunit, whose amino-acid sequence MANTQTKIEPPSVLSEFWFYFSRNTGAVIGLVVFAIVLVMAIAAPIIAPHLPHDQDRTKLLLAPFWMQGGTTDFLLGTDAVGRDILSRLIYGARFSLFIGLVVVTLSVLSGVIIGLVAGYFGGKIDTVIMRIMDIILAFPSLLLALVLVAVLGPGLLNAMIAISLVNQPHFVRLTRAAVMTERGKDYVVGSRVAGAGTLRLMFLTILPNCLAPLIVQATLAFSAAILDAAALGFLGMGAQPPTPEWGTMLAEAREFIQRAWWVVTFPGLAILITVLAINLMGDGLRDALDPKLKRS is encoded by the coding sequence ATGGCAAACACCCAGACAAAAATCGAACCGCCTTCGGTGCTCTCCGAATTCTGGTTCTACTTTTCGCGCAATACCGGCGCGGTGATCGGCCTCGTGGTCTTCGCAATCGTCCTCGTGATGGCGATCGCAGCCCCGATTATCGCGCCGCACCTGCCGCACGATCAGGATCGCACCAAGCTTCTGCTTGCACCCTTCTGGATGCAAGGCGGCACGACGGACTTCCTGCTCGGCACCGATGCCGTTGGCCGCGATATCCTTTCGCGCCTGATCTATGGCGCGCGCTTCTCGCTGTTCATCGGCCTCGTGGTCGTGACGCTTTCGGTGCTTTCCGGCGTGATCATCGGGCTCGTTGCCGGCTATTTCGGCGGCAAGATCGATACCGTCATCATGCGGATCATGGACATCATCCTGGCCTTCCCGTCGTTGCTGCTGGCCCTCGTGCTGGTGGCGGTGCTTGGACCGGGCCTGCTCAACGCGATGATCGCCATCTCGCTCGTCAACCAGCCGCATTTCGTGCGCCTCACGCGCGCGGCCGTAATGACCGAGCGCGGAAAGGATTATGTCGTCGGCTCGCGCGTCGCCGGCGCCGGCACGCTCAGGCTGATGTTTCTGACCATCCTGCCCAATTGCCTGGCACCGCTGATCGTCCAGGCGACGCTCGCCTTCTCGGCGGCGATCCTTGACGCGGCCGCACTTGGCTTCCTCGGCATGGGCGCCCAGCCGCCGACACCTGAATGGGGCACGATGCTCGCCGAAGCCCGCGAATTCATCCAGCGCGCCTGGTGGGTCGTGACCTTCCCGGGCCTCGCGATTCTCATCACCGTGCTTGCGATCAACCTGATGGGCGACGGCCTGCGTGATGCGCTCGACCCCAAGCTCAAGAGGTCGTGA
- a CDS encoding DNA-3-methyladenine glycosylase I: protein MALKAFGEIRERAEARKGKAAIEERLKNYMGRFGDDVGGDDRLLAEMAKYIFSSGISWKVVESKWPGIEDAFLGFDPNLLNIQPDDFWHDLLGDKRIIRHGAKVQAIRRNAAFVSDLAREHGSALKFLLDWPSNDLVGLFEFLKKHGDRLGGQTGQYVLRAIGKENFVISRDVVACLKDAGVAITGDGAGKAERKAIQAAFNQWAEETGLPMSHLSVIAAQSIDSH from the coding sequence ATGGCACTCAAGGCATTCGGCGAGATCCGCGAACGGGCCGAGGCCCGCAAGGGCAAGGCCGCGATCGAAGAGCGGCTCAAGAATTATATGGGCCGGTTCGGAGATGATGTCGGTGGTGACGACCGGCTGCTGGCCGAGATGGCGAAGTATATCTTCTCCTCGGGCATTTCCTGGAAGGTCGTGGAGAGCAAATGGCCGGGAATCGAGGATGCCTTCCTCGGCTTCGATCCGAACCTTCTCAACATCCAGCCCGACGACTTCTGGCACGATCTGCTGGGCGACAAGCGCATTATCCGCCACGGCGCAAAGGTGCAGGCGATCCGCAGGAATGCCGCCTTCGTCAGCGATCTCGCGAGGGAACATGGCAGTGCGTTGAAATTCCTGCTCGATTGGCCGTCGAACGATCTCGTCGGTCTCTTCGAATTCCTCAAGAAACACGGCGACCGGTTGGGCGGCCAGACCGGCCAATATGTGCTGCGCGCCATCGGCAAGGAAAACTTTGTGATCTCGCGCGATGTGGTGGCCTGCCTGAAGGATGCCGGCGTGGCCATCACCGGCGACGGCGCGGGCAAGGCCGAACGCAAGGCGATCCAGGCGGCGTTCAACCAATGGGCCGAGGAGACGGGCCTGCCGATGTCGCATCTCTCGGTGATTGCGGCGCAGTCGATCGACAGCCATTAG
- a CDS encoding cytochrome ubiquinol oxidase subunit I produces the protein MWDNLDAAMLARLQFAFTVSFHIVFPAFSIGLASYLAVLEGLYLWTKDKVYEELFDFWKAIFAIAFGMGVVSGIVMSYQFGTNWSVFSDKAGPVIGPLMGYEVLTAFFLEAGFLGVMLFGKKRVGPGLHYFATLMVALGTLISATWILSVNSWMQTPQGHGMNAEGQFIPLDWWAIIFNPSFPYRLVHMVLAAYLTTALVVGAVGAWHLLKKTAPVRSRRMLSMAMWMVTCTAPIQIIAGDQHGLNTLEHQPVKIMAMEGHYESHPDGAPLYLFGIPNDKEQRLDYAVGIPKLGSLILKHHLDAPMAGLDTIPDDKQPPVFVVFWSFRVMVGLGFAMLGLGLLSLFCRWRGTFESNRFFLSAATLMGPAGFIAVLAGWITTEVGRQPYTVYGLLLTAESRSPIAAPAVATSLIAFIVVYFFVFGAGIFYILRLMARLPRDPLPGLTEGPIRAAGVNPGPAQIQEHGHAH, from the coding sequence ATGTGGGACAATCTCGATGCGGCGATGCTGGCGCGTCTCCAGTTTGCCTTTACGGTCTCGTTCCACATCGTGTTTCCCGCCTTTTCCATCGGGCTTGCCAGCTACCTCGCGGTGCTCGAGGGGCTTTACCTCTGGACCAAGGACAAGGTTTACGAGGAGCTTTTCGATTTCTGGAAGGCGATCTTCGCCATCGCGTTTGGGATGGGCGTCGTCTCCGGCATCGTGATGAGCTACCAGTTCGGCACCAACTGGAGCGTCTTCTCCGATAAAGCCGGGCCTGTGATCGGGCCGCTGATGGGCTACGAGGTGCTGACCGCCTTCTTCCTCGAGGCCGGCTTTCTCGGCGTCATGCTGTTCGGCAAGAAGCGCGTCGGGCCGGGCCTGCACTATTTCGCGACGCTGATGGTGGCGCTCGGCACGCTGATCTCGGCGACCTGGATCCTCTCGGTCAACAGCTGGATGCAGACCCCGCAGGGCCATGGCATGAATGCCGAGGGCCAGTTCATTCCGCTCGACTGGTGGGCGATCATCTTCAACCCGTCCTTCCCCTATCGCCTCGTGCATATGGTGCTGGCGGCCTACCTGACCACCGCGCTGGTAGTCGGCGCTGTCGGCGCCTGGCATCTCTTGAAGAAGACCGCGCCGGTGCGCTCGCGCCGCATGCTGTCGATGGCGATGTGGATGGTGACCTGCACGGCGCCGATCCAGATCATCGCCGGCGACCAGCATGGCCTCAACACGCTGGAGCACCAGCCGGTGAAGATTATGGCCATGGAGGGCCATTACGAGAGCCATCCGGACGGCGCGCCGCTCTATCTCTTCGGCATTCCCAACGACAAGGAGCAGCGGCTCGACTATGCGGTCGGTATTCCCAAGCTCGGAAGCCTGATCCTCAAGCATCACCTCGATGCGCCTATGGCCGGCCTCGACACGATCCCAGACGACAAGCAGCCGCCGGTTTTCGTCGTCTTCTGGTCTTTCCGGGTCATGGTGGGCCTTGGCTTTGCCATGCTCGGCCTGGGGCTGCTGAGCCTCTTCTGTCGCTGGCGCGGTACCTTCGAGAGCAACCGCTTCTTCCTGAGTGCCGCCACACTCATGGGTCCGGCCGGCTTCATTGCGGTGCTGGCGGGCTGGATCACCACCGAAGTCGGCCGCCAGCCCTATACGGTCTATGGCCTGCTGCTGACGGCGGAATCGCGCTCGCCGATCGCGGCGCCTGCCGTCGCCACCTCGCTGATCGCCTTCATCGTGGTCTATTTCTTCGTCTTCGGCGCCGGCATCTTCTATATCCTCCGGCTGATGGCGCGACTGCCGCGCGATCCGCTGCCCGGACTTACCGAGGGACCGATCCGCGCCGCCGGGGTCAACCCCGGTCCCGCGCAAATCCAGGAGCACGGCCATGCCCATTGA